A window of the Chlorocebus sabaeus isolate Y175 chromosome 8, mChlSab1.0.hap1, whole genome shotgun sequence genome harbors these coding sequences:
- the TIGD5 gene encoding tigger transposable element-derived protein 5: MRRPLFRGGVCTNARNGRLRARPPASRGQWCRRWGGAGGRHAPSDARGGQRAGAGRGRAGLRQRACARQAAGQRGGTRAAPPPSAPPRAPGRVAPATRGTGLAAAAMYPAGPPTGPVPRRGRRPPPGPSAPAPATVPAARPPPPAPGPRPRVAVKMAFRKAYSIKDKLQAIERVKGGERQASVCRDFGVPGGTLRGWLKDEPKLRWFLEQLGGEVGTQRKKMRLANEEEIDRAVYAWFLALRQHGVPLSGPLIQAQAEAFARQIYGPECTFKASHGWFWRWQKRHGISSQRFYGEAGPLAPGPAPGPPVKEEPTLPSGAGLLPDRAPAPPPPAEGGYGDEQIYNANVTGLYWKLLPEQAAPPGAGDPGAGGCGRRWRGDRVTVLLAANLTGSHKLKPLVIGRLPDPPSLRHHNQDKFPASYRYSPDAWLSRPLLRGWFFEEFVPGVKRYLRRSCLQQKAVLLVAHPPCPSPAASMPALEDSEDAPVRCRPEPLGPPEELQTPDGAVRVLFLSKGSSRAHIPAPLEQGVVAAFKQLYKRELLRLAVSCASGSPLDFMRSFMLKDMLYLAGLSWDLVQAGSIERCWLLGLRAAFEPRPGEDSAGQPAQAEEAAEHSRVLSDLTHLAALAYKCLAPEEVAEWLHLDDDGGPPEGCREEVGPALPPAAPPAPASLPSAIGGGEEEEEATEYGGTSVPTAGEAVRGLETALRWLESQDPREVGPLRLVQLRSLISMARRLGGIGHTPAGPYDGV, translated from the coding sequence ATGCGGAGGCCGCTCTTCCGCGGAGGAGTCTGCACAAATGCTAGGAACGGGCGGCTGCGCGCGCGCCCCCCTGCGTCTCGAGGCCAGTGGTGTCGCCGGTGGGGCGGGGCCGGAGGCCGGCACGCGCCGAGTGACGCACGAGGCGGCCAGCGCGCAggcgcggggcggggccgggccgggCTGCGTCAGCGCGCGTGCGCCCGCCAAGCTGCGGGACAAAGGGGAGGGACCCGCGCGGCCCCGCCCCCGAGTGCCCCGCCCCGAGCGCCTGGGCGTGTGGCTCCCGCGACCCGCGGCACCGGTCTCGCCGCCGCCGCCATGTACCCCGCGGGTCCCCCGACCGGCCCGGTCCCGCGCCGCGGCCGCCGTCCCCCGCCCGGGCCCTCCGCGCCCGCCCCGGCCACCGTCCCCGCTGCACGGCCGCCGCCCCCCGCGCCCGGGCCGCGGCCCCGCGTGGCCGTGAAGATGGCCTTCCGCAAGGCCTACTCCATCAAGGACAAGCTGCAGGCCATCGAGCGCGTCAAGGGTGGCGAGCGGCAGGCCAGTGTGTGCCGCGACTTCGGCGTGCCGGGTGGGACGCTGCGCGGCTGGCTCAAGGACGAGCCCAAGCTGCGCTGGTTCCTGGAGCAGCTGGGCGGCGAGGTGGGCACTCAGCGCAAGAAGATGCGGCTGGCCAACGAGGAGGAGATCGACCGCGCCGTGTACGCCTGGTTCCTGGCACTGCGCCAGCACGGGGTGCCGCTGTCTGGGCCGCTCATCCAGGCGCAGGCCGAGGCCTTCGCGCGCCAGATCTACGGGCCCGAGTGCACCTTCAAGGCCAGCCACGGCTGGTTCTGGCGCTGGCAGAAGCGCCACGGCATCTCCAGCCAGCGCTTCTACGGCGAGGCCGGGCCCCTCGCCCCGGGCCCCGCGCCCGGCCCGCCGGTCAAGGAGGAGCCCACGCTGCCCTCTGGCGCCGGCCTCCTGCCCGACCGCGCCCCGGCCCCGCCGCCCCCCGCCGAGGGCGGCTACGGCGACGAGCAGATCTACAACGCCAACGTCACCGGCCTCTACTGGAAGCTGCTTCCGGAGCAGGCTGCGCCCCCGGGCGCAGGGGACCCTGGAGCAGGGGGCTGCGGCCGGCGATGGCGGGGCGACCGCGTAACGGTGCTGCTGGCCGCCAACTTGACCGGCAGCCACAAGCTGAAGCCACTGGTCATCGGGCGGCTGCCGGACCCACCCAGCCTGCGCCACCACAACCAGGACAAGTTCCCGGCCTCCTACCGCTACAGCCCCGACGCCTGGCTCAGCCGCCCGCTGCTGCGGGGCTGGTTCTTTGAGGAATTTGTCCCGGGCGTCAAACGCTACCTGCGCCGAAGCTGCCTGCAGCAGAAGGCCGTGCTGCTGGTGGCCCACCCGCCCTGCCCAAGCCCAGCTGCCAGTATGCCCGCCCTGGAGGACAGCGAGGATGCCCCCGTGCGGTGCAGGCCGGAGCCCCTCGGCCCCCCGGAGGAGCTGCAGACACCGGATGGCGCTGTGCGGGTGCTGTTCCTGTCCAAAGGCAGCAGCCGGGCACACATTCCCGCACCGCTGGAGCAGGGCGTGGTGGCCGCCTTCAAGCAGCTGTACAAGCGCGAGCTGCTACGGTTGGCTGTGTCCTGCGCCAGCGGCTCCCCGCTGGACTTCATGCGCAGCTTCATGCTCAAGGACATGCTCTACCTGGCCGGCCTCTCCTGGGACCTGGTGCAGGCGGGCAGCATTGAGCGCTGCTGGCTGCTGGGCCTGAGGGCCGCCTTCGAGCCCCGGCCGGGCGAGGACAGTGCTGGGCAGCCGGCCCAGGCCGAGGAAGCTGCTGAGCACAGCAGGGTGCTCAGCGACCTCACTCACCTGGCGGCTCTGGCCTACAAGTGCCTGGCTCCCGAGGAGGTTGCAGAGTGGCTGCATCTGGACGATGATGGGGGTCCACCCGAGGGCTGCCGGGAGGAGGtgggcccagccctgccccctgcAGCCCCTCCGGCCCCAGCCAGCCTGCCCTCTGCCattgggggaggagaggaggaggaggaggccaccGAGTATGGAGGGACCTCGGTGCCCACTGCCGGGGAGGCCGTGCGCGGGCTAGAGACAGCTCTGCGGTGGCTGGAGAGCCAGGACCCCAGAGAGGTGGGGCCACTGAGGCTGGTGCAGCTGCGCTCACTCATCAGCATGGCCCGGAGGCTGGGGGGCATCGGGCATACCCCAGCAGGCCCATATGACGGTGTGTGA
- the PYCR3 gene encoding pyrroline-5-carboxylate reductase 3, whose product MAAAGPATRRVGFVGAGRMAGAIAQGLIRAGKVEAQHIVASAPTDRNLCHFQALGCQTTHSNQEVLQSCLLVIFATKPHILPAVMAEVAPVVTAEHILVSVAAGVSLSTLEELLPPNTRVLRVLPNLPCVVQEGAIVMARGRHVGSSETKLLQHLLEACGRCEEVPEAYVDIHTGLSGSGVAFVCAFSEALAEGAVKMGMPSSLAHRIAAQTLLGTAKMLLHEGQHPAQLRSDVCTPGGTTIYGLHALEQGGLRAATMSAVEAATCRARELSRK is encoded by the exons ATGGCGGCTGCGGGGCCGGCTACGCGGCGCGTGGGCTTCGTGGGCGCGGGCCGCATGGCGGGGGCCATCGCGCAGGGCCTCATCAGAGCAG gaAAAGTGGAAGCTCAGCACATAGTGGCCAGTGCACCAACAGACAGGAACTTATGTCACTTTCAA GCTCTGGGTTGCCAGACCACCCACTCCAATCAGGAGGTGCTGCAGAGCTGCCTGCTCGTCATCTTTGCCACCAAGCCCCACATCCTGCCAGCTGTCATGGCAGAGGTGGCTCCTGTGGTCACTGCTGAACACATCTTGGTGTCTGTGGCTGCTGGGGTGTCTCTGAGCACCCTGGAGGAG CTGCTGCCCCCAAACACACGGGTGCTGCGGGTCTTGCCCAACCTGCCCTGTGTGGTCCAGGAAGGGGCCATAGTGATGGCGCGGGGCCGCCACGTGGGGAGCAGCGAGACCAAGCTCCTGCAGCATCTGCTGGAGGCCTGTGGGCGGTGTGAGGAGGTGCCTGAAGCCTACGTCGACATCCACACTGGCCTCAGTGGCAGTGGCGTGGCCTTC GTGTGTGCATTCTCTGAGGCCCTGGCCGAAGGCGCCGTCAAGATGGGCATGCCCAGCAGCCTGGCCCACCGCATCGCTGCCCAGACCCTGCTG GGGACAGCCAAGATGCTGCTGCACGAGGGCCAACACCCAGCCCAGCTGCGCTCAGATGTGTGCACCCCGGGTGGCACCACCATCTACGGGCTCCATGCCCTGGAGCAGGGCGGGCTGCGAGCAGCCACCATGAGCGCTGTGGAGGCCGCCACCTGCCGGGCCAGGGAGCTCAGCAGAAAGTAG
- the GFUS gene encoding GDP-L-fucose synthase isoform X2: MVGGLFRNIKYNLDFWRKNVHINDNVLHSAFEVGACKVVSCLSTCIFPDKTTYPIDETMIHNGPPHSSNFGYSYAKRMIDVQNRAYFQQYGCTFTAVIPTNVFGPHDNFNIEDGHVLPGLIHKVHLAKSSGSALTVWGTGKPRRQFIYSLDLAQLFIWVLREYNEVEPIILSVGEEDEVSIKEAAEAVVEAMDFHGEVTFDTTKSDGQFKKTASNSKLRTYLPDFRFTPFKQAVKETCAWFTDNYEQARK; the protein is encoded by the exons ATGGTGGGGGGCCTGTTCCGGAATATCAAATACAATTTGGACTTCTGG AGGAAAAATGTGCACATCAACGACAACGTCCTGCACTCGGCCTTCGAGGTGGGCGCCTGCAAGGTGGTGTCCTGCCTGTCCACTTGTATCTTCCCTGACAAGACGACCTACCCGATAGATGAGACCATG ATCCACAATGGGCCGCCCCACAGCAGCAATTTTGGGTACTCGTATGCCAAGAGGATGATCGACGTGCAGAACAG GGCCTACTTCCAGCAGTACGGCTGCACCTTCACCGCTGTCATCCCCACCAACGTCTTTGGGCCCCACGACAACTTCAACATTGAGGATGGCCATGTGCTGCCTGGCCTCATCCACAAGGTGCACCTGGCCAAGA GCAGCGGCTCGGCCCTGACGGTATGGGGTACCGGGAAGCCGCGGAGGCAGTTCATATACTCGCTG GACCTGGCCCAGCTCTTTATCTGGGTCCTGCGGGAGTACAATGAAGTGGAGCCCATCATCCTCTCAG TGGGCGAGGAAGATGAGGTCTCCATCAAGGAGGCAGCCGAGGCGGTGGTGGAGGCCATGGACTTCCATGGGGAGGTCACC TTTGATACAACCAAGTCGGATGGGCAGTTTAAGAAGACAGCCAGTAACAGCAAGCTGAGGACCTACCTGCCTGACTTCCGGTTCACACCTTTCAAGCAGG CGGTGAAGGAGACCTGTGCTTGGTTCACTGACAACTACGAGCAGGCCCGGAAATGA
- the GFUS gene encoding GDP-L-fucose synthase isoform X1, whose product MGEPQGSMRILVTGGSGLVGKAIQKVVADGAGLPGEDWVFVSSKDADLTDTAQTRALFEKVRPSHVIHLAAMVGGLFRNIKYNLDFWRKNVHINDNVLHSAFEVGACKVVSCLSTCIFPDKTTYPIDETMIHNGPPHSSNFGYSYAKRMIDVQNRAYFQQYGCTFTAVIPTNVFGPHDNFNIEDGHVLPGLIHKVHLAKSSGSALTVWGTGKPRRQFIYSLDLAQLFIWVLREYNEVEPIILSVGEEDEVSIKEAAEAVVEAMDFHGEVTFDTTKSDGQFKKTASNSKLRTYLPDFRFTPFKQAVKETCAWFTDNYEQARK is encoded by the exons ATGGGTGAACCCCAGGGGTCCATGCGGATTCTAGTGACAGGGGGCTCTGGGCTGGTAGGCAAAGCCATCCAGAAGGTGGTAGCAGATGGAGCTGGACTTCCTGGAGAGGACTGggtgtttgtctcctccaaagaCGCCGATCTCAC GGATACAGCACAGACCCGCGCCCTGTTTGAGAAGGTCCGACCCTCACATGTCATCCATCTTGCTGCAATGGTGGGGGGCCTGTTCCGGAATATCAAATACAATTTGGACTTCTGG AGGAAAAATGTGCACATCAACGACAACGTCCTGCACTCGGCCTTCGAGGTGGGCGCCTGCAAGGTGGTGTCCTGCCTGTCCACTTGTATCTTCCCTGACAAGACGACCTACCCGATAGATGAGACCATG ATCCACAATGGGCCGCCCCACAGCAGCAATTTTGGGTACTCGTATGCCAAGAGGATGATCGACGTGCAGAACAG GGCCTACTTCCAGCAGTACGGCTGCACCTTCACCGCTGTCATCCCCACCAACGTCTTTGGGCCCCACGACAACTTCAACATTGAGGATGGCCATGTGCTGCCTGGCCTCATCCACAAGGTGCACCTGGCCAAGA GCAGCGGCTCGGCCCTGACGGTATGGGGTACCGGGAAGCCGCGGAGGCAGTTCATATACTCGCTG GACCTGGCCCAGCTCTTTATCTGGGTCCTGCGGGAGTACAATGAAGTGGAGCCCATCATCCTCTCAG TGGGCGAGGAAGATGAGGTCTCCATCAAGGAGGCAGCCGAGGCGGTGGTGGAGGCCATGGACTTCCATGGGGAGGTCACC TTTGATACAACCAAGTCGGATGGGCAGTTTAAGAAGACAGCCAGTAACAGCAAGCTGAGGACCTACCTGCCTGACTTCCGGTTCACACCTTTCAAGCAGG CGGTGAAGGAGACCTGTGCTTGGTTCACTGACAACTACGAGCAGGCCCGGAAATGA